One part of the Glycine max cultivar Williams 82 chromosome 14, Glycine_max_v4.0, whole genome shotgun sequence genome encodes these proteins:
- the LOC100792927 gene encoding protein starmaker: MYNGIGLQTPRGSGTNGYIQGNKFFVKPKISKVAENTKGFEADQGTAGVTRKPNKDILEHDRKRQIQLKLTILEDKLIDQGYTDAEIAEKLMEARLNLEATAATEEIDGPASVSASDKKVSNTQTHQIAARKEKQMEALKAALGIVSSEANERNADGTDELGNDGGNGSNVEGNSKPEHAFLDRDFSKKQMVEDQKDENTKKKSVKDTRHHKKVETLKKKYEDDSSDSDSSLSDEKRGTRKRGKEYTSSSDESDSDSDAKRKVKAEKKRKIPKHHKKGRVEDSDDTNSYDSDDSDIAKKSYKKTDKSHRRHFSDDDSDDHEDVSKHKTWEGKQHSKMRKPHDSAVESDVDREEKKYGRREKQKTKRHSSDDEDSYRDGVKHASGQDRYVRRGSYTSSNDSSSDSDSDSDSSDHRYEKTKKGGPVVAKKGKGYGREENKFRDEARDSGAEKGKNTANIDALDSLKKSYGTDFAKGSNSRSREMTQGSSRKIDGDRDRGAVTLVKHNEDDRKTESESKLARLAGHDDDSSEQRGRNYNKDVESHFVGRTARYGEDHETRRHIRDDDNHREHEHRRDNDNRGERKHGRDEDDHTGRKLAREEDVGEKKHVKDEDDSKEKHRRHEDGHGDYRIGRKHSRDEDDLGERKHARDEDDSKGKHRRYEDDRGERKNLRDEDDGAERKRGRDEDYRTGRKQTRDENEHRERKFRRDEDDREGRKFRRDEDVYGERKNLRDEDVHGERKNLRGEDDDRERKHSKDKDGRGERKHRRDDDDDVSHERKQCRRDEDDREERKQHRRDDDGRGERKHRREEEERGKKGYERESRSKRARY, from the exons ATGTACAACGGAATAGGGTTACAGACCCCAAGAGGGTCGGGTACGAATGGGTACATTCAGGGCAACAAGTTCTTTGTGAAGCCGAAGATTTCAAAGGTTGCTGAGAACACAAAGGGGTTTGAGGCAGATCAGGGCACTGCTGGTGTTACCAGGAAGCCCAACAAAGATATCCTTGAGCATGATCGCAAGCGTCAGATTCAGCTCAAGCTCACCATCCTTGAAGACAAACTTATTGATCAGGGCTACACTGATGCGGAAATCGCTGAAAAACTCATGGAGGCTCGCCTAAATTTGGAAGCCACTGCTGCCACTGAGGAAATAGATGGACCTGCATCTGTATCTGCATCAGATAAGAa ggtttcaaatacACAGACTCATCAAATTGCTGCTAGGAAGGAAAAGCAGATGGAAGCATTGAAGGCTGCTCTTGGCATAGTCTCGTCTGAAGCCAATGAAAGAAATGCAGATGGGACTGATGAGCTTGgaaatgatgggggaaatggttCTAATGTGGAGGGTAATTCAAAGCCTGAACATGCCTTTTTGGACAGAGATTTCAGTAAGAAACAAATGGTTGAAGATCAAAAGGATGAAAATACTAAGAAGAAGAGTGTTAAAGATACAAGGCACCACAAGAAGGTTGAAACTCTTAAGAAAAAGTATGAGGATGATTCATCTGATTCAGACAGCAGTTTGTCTGATGAGAAGAGAGGTACAAGGAAGCGTGGTAAAGAGTACACAAGCAGTAGTGATGAATCTGATTCTGATAGTGATGCTAAGAGGAAGGTCAAGGCTGAAAAGAAGCGGAAGATACCTAAGCACCACAAGAAAGGTAGGGTGGAGGATAGTGATGATACCAATTCTTATGATTCTGATGACAGCGATATtgcaaaaaaaagttataagaaGACAGATAAGTCTCATAGGAGGCATTTTTcggatgatgattctgatgatCATGAAGATGTCTCCAAGCATAAGACTTGGGAAGGGAAGCAACATTCAAAAATGAGAAAACCTCATGATTCTGCGGTGGAATCTGATGTTGATagggaggaaaaaaaatatggtaGACGTGAGAAGCAGAAGACAAAGAGGCATAGTTCTGATGATGAGGACTCTTATAGAGATGGTGTTAAGCATGCATCAGGTCAAGACAGATATGTTAGAAGGGGGTCATACACTTCCTCTAATGACAGTAGCAGTGACAGTGATTCAGACAGCGATTCTAGTGATCACAgatatgaaaaaacaaaaaaaggtggGCCTGTTGTAGCAAAGAAAGGTAAAGGATATGGcagggaagaaaataaattcagaGATGAAGCCAGAGATAGTGGTGCAGAGAAAGGGAAGAATACTGCTAATATTGATGCATTGGACTCTCTTAAAAAGTCATATGGGACAGATTTTGCAAAGGGATCAAATAGTAGAAGTCGAGAAATGACACAAGGTAGCAGCAGGAAAATTGATGGAGACAGAGATAGGGGGGCCGTCACATTGGTCAAGCATAATGAAGATGATAGAAAAACTGAGTCTGAATCTAAATTAGCTAGGCTTGCAGGGCATGATGATGATAGTTCTGAGCAAAGAGGAAGAAATTATAACAAGGATGTTGAATCACATTTTGTTGGTCGAACTGCTCGCTATGGTGAAGATCATGAAACAAGAAGGCATATAAGAGATGATGATAATCATAGGGAGCATGAGCATAGAAGGGATAATGATAACCGTGGAGAAAGAAAGCATGGAAGGGATGAAGATGATCACACAGGAAGAAAGCTTGCAAGGGAAGAGGATGTTGGAGAAAAAAAGCATGTGAAGGATGAGGACGATTCTAAAGAAAAGCACAGAAGGCATGAGGATGGCCATGGAGATTATCGTATAGGAAGAAAGCACTCAAGGGATGAGGATGATCTTGGAGAAAGAAAGCATGCAAGGGATGAGGATGATTCCAAAGGGAAGCACAGAAGGTATGAGGATGACCGTGGAGAGAGAAAGAACTTGAGGGATGAAGATGACGGTGCAGAGAGAAAGCGTGGAAGGGATGAAGATTACCGAACAGGAAGAAAGCAGACAAGGGATGAGAATGAACATAGAGAAAGAAAGTTCAGAAGGGATGAGGATGATCGGGAAGGAAGAAAGTTCAGAAGGGATGAGGATGTTTATGGAGAAAGAAAGAACTTAAGGGATGAGGATGTGCATGGAGAACGAAAGAACTTGAGGGGGGAGGATGATGATAGGGAAAGAAAGCATTCAAAGGATAAAGATGGTCGTGGAGAAAGAAAGCACAGAagggatgatgatgatgatgttagtCATGAAAGAAAGCAGTGCAGAAGGGATGAAGATGATCGTGAAGAAAGAAAGCAGCACAGAAGGGATGATGATGGTCGTGGAGAGAGAAAGCACAGAAGGGAGGAGGAAGAGCGGGGAAAGAAAGGTTATGAGAGGGAAAGCCGCTCCAAGAGAGCCAGATACTAA